TGGCGCGGGGAGCGTGAGCCACTACAGCGTATCACCTTCAATCGTAGCGACGTTGAGCCGCGGGCTTGCCCGCGATGGATTGCTTCCGAAACAATCGCGCGCAAGCCCGCGGCTAAACGTGCTACGCTGGGTCTCGCTTACGCGTAATGCGCAGACTGGAAGGGGCTGCTGATCAACTGCGTGCAATTGATCTTCACAGCGCCCTCGCTGGTGGTGCACATGCCTTGGCCGATGATCTGGTTGCGGCGCTTGGCGCTGACGATCTCGAAATCGTTCCCGAGGAACGCGCGCCAGTCCGTCTTGCCCTCGTAGGTCGTCGACCCGTTGGCACCGGCCATCAGGCGGGCGATCTCGGGTTTCTCCAGCGTGCTCTGGGGATCAAAATCGAAGACGTAGTGCCATTCCCCCTCGTGCTTCACGACCTGGGCGTTCCACAGCACGAGGTACTTCCCGCCGCTCACCCGCAGATTATTGGCCCCAGCGGATCGCATGACACTCCACGGCTTCAACGGCGTGGCCGACTTCTTGTAAACGTGTACCATGCCCGAAACATACGACGCGTTTTTCGCTCCGGGAGCGCAGAAACCGCCCACCTGGCCTAAGAAATTTCGAATTTGATTCAAGTTGTAAGGATTGTTCGGCCGAGGCGGTTGGGTGCGGTTGGGAGGACGCCCGGCAAATTGCGGAGTTCGCTACCGGTGTCTGCAATGTAGGTCCAACCGTGGCATGGGCGCCTCGCCCATGAGTGTGATGTGGCCGGAAGAGCTTCTTGTGACCAGTTGCGCAGTCGAAGTGGATAGTCACGAAAACGAGCTTCACGTCTGATTGACCGCCCTAGGCAAGGCGTCCATGCCACGGCGAGACCGGCCGGACGTTCTACTGCTGGCGAAGGGGGAACTGGCTGGAACCCACGCGCAGAGTGGTAATGACCACCTTGTCGCCCGCCTCGTTGCCGGCGCTCTTCAGAATTTCCTGTCGGCGGCTGTTGTCGATGATCGTCCAGTCGCTGCCGAGCCACTTGCGCCAGTCGGCGCCGTCGGGGTAGCGCGTGGCGGTGGTCGCCGAGCCGGTGAAGATCTGGGCCAGTTCAGTGATCTCCAGCGAGTCGCGGTTGTCGAACTCGAACACGTAGTGCCACTGGTCATCCTTGCGGACGACGTCGGCGTTCCAGAGGACGAGGTAGCGTTGCTTCACGTCCGGCGCGATGTTGTTGCGCCCGCCGTGACGCATGACGTCCCAGGGATGCATCGGGGAATCCGAACGCTTGTAGACGTACAGCATAGTTTCAATGTACCACGAAAGTTGACCCGAAGTCGCCCGGGATTGGTCGCTTGTAACAGGATCGGCATTCCGAGCGTTCAAAACGCATGAAATTCACCGGCCTCAACGATGGCGTCGCCTACAATGCCGACATGGACATCGTAACCGGCATTACCGGCGCCAGCGGCGCGCTCTACGCCCAGCGATTCATTCAAGGCTTGGTGGCGGCGGGTGTCAACGTGCACCTGGTCGTTTCCCCCTACGGCCGGCGGTTGCTGCACGATGAAATGGGCATGGAGACGCTCGACCTGACCGAGCTGGCCGGAACGCCGAACCACGCGATCACGCTCTACAACTACAACGACGTGGGCGCCAAGCTCGCCAGTGGCAGCTTTCTGCACGATGGGATGGTAATCGTGCCCGCCAGCAGCAACACGCTTGCCGAGGTCGCGCACGGCCTGGGCGACAACCTGATCAGCCGCGCCGCCGCCGTCACCTTGAAGGAACGCCGCAAGCTGGTGATCGCGCACCGCGAGATGCCGCTGTCACCGATCGACATCAACAATTACAAGACGCTGAGCGACGCCGGCGCCATCGTCTGCCCCGCCAACCCCGGGTTCTATCTCAACCCCACGACGGTCGGCGAGGTGGTCGATTTCGTCGCCGGCAAGCTGCTGGATCTGATTGGCGTCAAGCACGCGTTCGACACGCGCTGGGACCCGAAGAACATGCGCCCGCCGGTAAAGCGTGGCGAAGTCGTGTGATCGCCTGGTTGCCTTGCCCGGCAAGCCACGACATCACCGCTTCGTCATCGCCAGCGTCGTGCGGATTTCCCGTACCATCTCGGCTTCGCGCGCATTCACGAACGCCATCGCGCGGGCGACCTTGGCGCGGGACAGTTGGGGGTCGTCGTCGATGCGGCGCAGCGCATCCACCATTCGGCTGGCGGGCTCGGCGTCGATGTCGATCAGCCACTCGGGCAGGCCGATGTCGCGAAACATCCACGCCTTCAGGCCGTGCCGACGGCTAAACGTGTGAAGGATCGGCGTTCCCGCGGCCAGCGCGATGATGCACGAGTGCGGCTCGGCCGACACCACGCAGGCGGCCCGCGCGTAGACCGATGCCGCTTCCTCCACGGTCCAGAACGTGTCGCGGTGCACGACCTGCGCCTGCACGTCGGCCGGCAACCGGTCGAGCAACAGGCGCTTGGCGGCGCTGATCTCCTTATCCACCTCCGGCGC
This region of Tepidisphaeraceae bacterium genomic DNA includes:
- a CDS encoding UbiX family flavin prenyltransferase — its product is MKFTGLNDGVAYNADMDIVTGITGASGALYAQRFIQGLVAAGVNVHLVVSPYGRRLLHDEMGMETLDLTELAGTPNHAITLYNYNDVGAKLASGSFLHDGMVIVPASSNTLAEVAHGLGDNLISRAAAVTLKERRKLVIAHREMPLSPIDINNYKTLSDAGAIVCPANPGFYLNPTTVGEVVDFVAGKLLDLIGVKHAFDTRWDPKNMRPPVKRGEVV